A single Micromonospora sp. CCTCC AA 2012012 DNA region contains:
- a CDS encoding NtaA/DmoA family FMN-dependent monooxygenase (This protein belongs to a clade of FMN-dependent monooxygenases, within a broader family of flavin-dependent oxidoreductases, the luciferase-like monooxygenase (LMM) family, some of whose members use coenzyme F420 rather than FMN.), translating into MPKQIILAAHFPGVNNTTVWSDPASGSQIDFASFVHLARTAERGLFDFFFLAEGLRLREQRGRIHDLDVVGRPDTLTVLAALAAVTTHLGLAGTLNATFREPYELARQLATLDHLSGGRAAWNVVTTSDSFTGENFRRGGFMDRSLRYERAAEFVRTARELWESWAADALAGDRDSGRYLTAPDPGAFIHHGDQFDIAGHFTVPRSPQLHPVILQAGDSPDGREFAASSADAIFSRHGTLEAGQEFYRDVKSRLARHGREPDDLKIIPGVTVVLGDTDAEAQEKAHHIRRQQVSPQTAILLLEQLWNRDLSGHDPEGPLPATDPDVSADAISRGRAGMYPDPVATARQWRALAEEKGLGIRDLIIEVTGRQSFIGTPRQVAERMNHFVQADAADGFILVPHLTPGGLDEFVDRVVPLLQERGVFRTRYAGTTLREHLGLGAARPVSAVAAPR; encoded by the coding sequence GTGCCCAAGCAGATCATCCTCGCCGCGCACTTCCCCGGCGTGAACAACACGACCGTGTGGAGCGACCCCGCCTCCGGCAGCCAGATCGACTTCGCGTCCTTCGTCCACCTGGCCCGTACCGCCGAGCGGGGTTTGTTCGACTTCTTCTTCCTCGCCGAAGGACTCCGGCTGCGCGAGCAGCGTGGCCGCATCCACGACCTGGACGTGGTGGGCCGCCCCGACACCCTGACCGTGCTGGCCGCCCTGGCCGCCGTCACCACCCACCTCGGCCTGGCCGGCACCCTCAACGCGACCTTCCGGGAGCCGTACGAGCTGGCCCGGCAACTCGCCACCCTGGACCACCTCTCCGGCGGGCGGGCCGCCTGGAACGTGGTCACCACCTCCGACTCGTTCACCGGGGAGAACTTCCGCCGGGGCGGCTTCATGGACCGTTCGCTGCGCTACGAGCGGGCCGCCGAGTTCGTGCGTACGGCCCGCGAGCTGTGGGAGTCCTGGGCAGCCGACGCCCTGGCCGGCGACCGCGACAGCGGCCGCTATCTCACCGCCCCCGACCCCGGCGCGTTCATCCACCACGGCGACCAGTTCGACATCGCCGGCCACTTCACCGTGCCGCGCAGTCCGCAACTGCATCCGGTGATCCTGCAGGCCGGCGACTCGCCCGACGGGCGGGAGTTCGCCGCCTCCAGCGCCGACGCCATCTTCTCCCGCCACGGGACCCTCGAGGCGGGGCAGGAGTTCTACCGGGACGTGAAGTCCCGGCTGGCCCGCCACGGCCGCGAGCCGGACGACCTGAAGATCATCCCAGGGGTGACCGTCGTGCTCGGCGACACCGACGCCGAGGCTCAGGAGAAGGCCCACCACATCCGGCGCCAGCAGGTCAGCCCACAGACCGCGATCCTGCTGCTCGAACAACTGTGGAACCGGGACCTGTCCGGACACGACCCGGAGGGACCCCTGCCCGCCACCGACCCGGACGTCTCCGCCGACGCGATCAGCCGGGGCCGCGCCGGCATGTATCCCGACCCGGTCGCCACGGCCCGCCAGTGGCGCGCCCTGGCCGAGGAGAAGGGGCTCGGCATCCGTGACCTGATCATCGAGGTGACCGGTCGGCAGTCCTTCATCGGCACCCCGCGGCAGGTCGCCGAGCGGATGAACCACTTCGTGCAGGCCGACGCCGCCGACGGCTTCATCCTCGTGCCCCACCTGACCCCCGGCGGCCTCGACGAGTTCGTCGACCGGGTGGTCCCCCTGCTGCAGGAACGCGGCGTCTTCCGCACCCGCTACGCCGGCACCACCCTGCGGGAGCACCTCGGCCTCGGCGCCGCCCGTCCGGTCTCGGCTGTGGCGGCCCCGCGATGA
- a CDS encoding GNAT family N-acetyltransferase encodes MSTPTRTRLAQVVVCRRRWQDPDAVRLRAALTSELRNRYADRPTDPIHLPPDEAVAAASVAWTGVAYTPAANPVGHAALRWHGDDLELKRMYVVPEHRGHGVADALLTAAEDAAARLGAARIVLQTGDRQPDAVRRYEQAGYHRLPVFPPYDGLPWSLCFARTLTPPQAATNRPGRTAPA; translated from the coding sequence ATGAGCACGCCCACCCGGACGCGGCTCGCCCAGGTGGTGGTCTGCCGGCGACGCTGGCAGGACCCGGACGCCGTACGGCTGCGCGCGGCCCTGACGAGCGAACTGCGCAACCGCTACGCCGACCGGCCCACCGACCCGATCCACCTGCCACCGGACGAGGCGGTCGCCGCGGCCTCCGTCGCCTGGACCGGCGTCGCCTACACCCCGGCCGCCAACCCGGTCGGGCACGCCGCGCTGCGCTGGCACGGCGACGACCTGGAACTCAAACGGATGTACGTCGTGCCGGAGCACCGGGGCCACGGCGTGGCCGACGCGCTGCTCACGGCCGCCGAGGACGCCGCGGCGCGACTCGGCGCCGCGCGGATCGTGCTGCAGACCGGCGACCGCCAACCCGACGCCGTCCGCCGCTACGAGCAGGCCGGCTACCACCGGCTCCCGGTCTTCCCGCCGTACGACGGGTTGCCCTGGTCGCTCTGCTTCGCCCGGACGCTCACCCCGCCGCAGGCGGCCACGAACCGGCCAGGAAGGACGGCCCCGGCATGA
- a CDS encoding LLM class flavin-dependent oxidoreductase produces the protein MKFLLITLITHLPDPVTGRRRSTTERFREVVDTAVLAEELGFDGYGVGERHERPFISSAPPVVLSHIAARTSTIRLFTAVTTLSLLDPVRAYEDYATLDHLSCGRLELIIGKGNGAAQAQLFHVTPEDQWERNREGYELFRRLWREDKVTWSGRFRPPLVDAETWPRPLQQPIRVWHGSATSRDSVDLAARHGDPLFSANVTNPIEPYAELIRYYRERWLHYGHDPADALVGAGTAGFYAARTSQEAVETYRPTFDARIAAFRKVGVQPVFETIEDAIERSSILVGSPQQIVDKVLRYHERFGHEVMHLSADSDGLTDKQHRQSLELFQSEIAPALRRAIPSRPLHRPSSAVTT, from the coding sequence ATGAAATTCCTGCTCATCACCCTCATCACCCATCTGCCCGACCCGGTCACCGGGCGGCGCAGGAGCACCACCGAACGGTTCCGCGAGGTCGTCGACACCGCGGTGCTCGCCGAGGAACTCGGCTTCGACGGGTACGGCGTGGGCGAACGCCACGAGCGGCCCTTCATCTCCTCCGCACCACCGGTGGTGCTCAGCCACATCGCCGCCCGCACCTCCACCATCCGGCTGTTCACCGCGGTCACCACGCTGAGCCTGCTCGACCCGGTACGCGCCTACGAGGACTACGCCACCCTGGACCACCTCTCCTGCGGGCGGCTGGAGCTGATCATCGGCAAGGGCAACGGCGCCGCCCAGGCACAGCTGTTCCACGTCACCCCCGAGGACCAGTGGGAACGCAACCGGGAGGGCTACGAGCTGTTCCGCCGGCTCTGGCGCGAGGACAAGGTCACCTGGTCGGGCCGGTTCCGGCCACCACTGGTCGACGCCGAGACCTGGCCCCGGCCCCTGCAACAGCCCATCCGGGTCTGGCATGGCAGCGCCACCAGCCGCGACTCGGTGGACCTGGCCGCCCGCCACGGCGATCCACTCTTCTCGGCCAACGTCACCAACCCCATCGAGCCGTACGCGGAGCTGATCCGCTACTACCGCGAACGCTGGCTGCACTACGGTCACGACCCGGCCGACGCGCTGGTGGGCGCCGGGACCGCCGGCTTCTACGCGGCACGGACCTCGCAGGAAGCGGTCGAGACGTACCGACCGACCTTCGACGCGCGGATCGCGGCGTTTCGGAAGGTCGGCGTGCAGCCGGTCTTCGAGACGATCGAGGACGCCATCGAGCGCAGCTCGATCCTGGTTGGCAGCCCCCAGCAGATCGTCGACAAGGTGCTGCGCTACCACGAGCGGTTCGGCCACGAGGTGATGCACCTGTCGGCCGACTCCGACGGCCTCACCGACAAGCAGCACCGGCAGAGCCTCGAACTGTTCCAGAGCGAGATCGCCCCCGCGCTGCGTCGGGCCATCCCCAGCCGTCCCCTGCACCGACCGTCGTCCGCCGTCACCACCTGA
- a CDS encoding LLM class flavin-dependent oxidoreductase, with translation MPSTPLSVLDLSPVPAGGTVGDALRNTIDLARHVEQFGYRRYWLAEHHFAPGVASAAPAVLIGQVAAATSHIRVGSGAVQLGHQTALSVLEQFGTLAALHPDRIDLGLGRSGQRRAEAAKELATAPPPPGEARVVDGLLIPPPFSFAKILTSPRAALHTALLHQPGAQPPDFAEQLDDLLALLRGDYRDTTGLDAHATPGEGADLQVWLLGSSGGESARLAGALGLPFAANYHVSPATVLDAVAAYRAAFRPSATLAEPYVVVSADVVVAPDDATARRLAAPYGLWVRSIRSGQGAIPFPSPEQAAAHRWTQEDRDLVADRLDTQFVGSPETVAALLRTLRDVTAADELLVTTITHAHADRVRSFELLAKEWHG, from the coding sequence ATGCCATCGACCCCACTGTCCGTGCTCGACCTGTCCCCGGTGCCCGCCGGTGGCACCGTGGGCGACGCCCTACGGAACACCATCGACCTCGCCCGCCACGTCGAGCAGTTCGGCTACCGGCGGTACTGGCTCGCCGAACACCACTTCGCCCCCGGCGTCGCCAGCGCCGCCCCGGCGGTGCTCATCGGGCAGGTCGCCGCCGCCACCAGCCACATCCGGGTCGGCTCGGGCGCCGTGCAGCTCGGTCACCAGACCGCGCTGTCCGTGCTGGAGCAGTTCGGCACCCTGGCCGCCCTCCACCCGGACCGGATCGACCTCGGCCTCGGCCGCTCCGGTCAACGCCGCGCCGAGGCCGCGAAGGAACTCGCCACCGCACCGCCCCCGCCTGGCGAAGCTCGGGTGGTCGACGGACTCCTCATCCCGCCGCCCTTCTCGTTCGCGAAGATCCTCACCTCACCGCGCGCCGCGCTGCACACCGCGCTGCTGCACCAGCCCGGTGCCCAGCCGCCGGACTTCGCCGAGCAGCTCGACGACCTCCTCGCCCTGCTGCGCGGCGACTACCGCGACACCACCGGCCTCGACGCGCACGCGACCCCCGGGGAGGGCGCCGACCTTCAGGTCTGGCTGCTCGGCAGCAGCGGGGGAGAGAGTGCCCGACTCGCCGGTGCGCTCGGCCTGCCGTTCGCCGCCAACTACCACGTCAGCCCGGCCACCGTGCTCGACGCCGTCGCGGCGTACCGGGCGGCTTTCCGGCCCTCGGCGACGCTCGCCGAGCCGTACGTCGTGGTCTCCGCCGACGTGGTCGTCGCACCCGACGACGCGACCGCCCGCCGCCTCGCTGCCCCCTACGGCCTGTGGGTACGCAGCATCCGCAGTGGACAGGGTGCGATCCCGTTCCCAAGCCCCGAGCAGGCCGCCGCACACCGCTGGACGCAGGAGGACCGGGACCTGGTGGCGGACCGGCTCGACACCCAGTTCGTCGGCTCGCCCGAGACGGTGGCGGCCCTGTTGCGGACCCTGCGGGACGTGACGGCCGCCGACGAGCTGCTCGTCACCACCATCACGCACGCTCACGCCGACCGGGTCCGCTCGTTCGAGCTGCTCGCCAAGGAATGGCATGGCTGA
- a CDS encoding amino acid ABC transporter permease, translated as MSLLFTPAATPGTADSPTLTVVPARHPWRWVLSVAALVLAAQFVHGLVTNPGWDWPTFVGYFLERSVLLALLTTLQLTLAGAVLGFLGGVALAAMRLSHSPVLQALSWTYIWVFRSVPLIVQLLFWANLGYLYDTLQLGVPFGPGFVEVSTANLIGPFGAALLGLTLHQAAYAAEIVRSGILSVDQGQLEAAAALGIPRPRQFRRIVLPQAMRAILPSAANELINLLKSTSVVYVLAIGELFYQVQVVYGRNGRVVPLLMVATVWYVVLTALLSILQFYVERRFARGAVRTLPPTPWQRLRAGLGRAVAR; from the coding sequence ATGAGTCTGCTGTTCACGCCGGCCGCGACGCCCGGCACGGCCGATTCGCCCACCCTGACGGTGGTGCCCGCCCGGCATCCGTGGCGGTGGGTGCTCTCCGTCGCCGCGCTGGTGCTCGCGGCGCAGTTCGTCCACGGTCTCGTCACCAACCCGGGTTGGGACTGGCCGACGTTCGTCGGCTACTTTCTCGAACGCTCGGTGCTCCTGGCGCTGCTGACCACCTTGCAGCTCACCCTCGCCGGCGCGGTGCTGGGGTTCCTCGGCGGGGTGGCGCTGGCCGCCATGCGCCTGTCGCACAGCCCCGTCCTGCAGGCACTCAGCTGGACCTACATCTGGGTGTTCCGCTCGGTGCCCCTCATCGTGCAACTGCTCTTCTGGGCCAACCTCGGCTACCTCTACGACACCCTGCAACTCGGTGTGCCGTTCGGACCGGGCTTCGTCGAGGTGTCGACGGCGAACCTGATCGGGCCGTTCGGGGCCGCGCTGCTGGGACTCACCCTGCACCAGGCGGCGTATGCGGCGGAGATCGTCCGCTCCGGCATCCTCTCGGTCGACCAAGGGCAGCTGGAAGCCGCCGCCGCGCTGGGCATTCCCCGGCCCCGCCAGTTCCGCCGGATCGTGCTGCCGCAGGCCATGCGCGCGATCCTGCCCAGCGCCGCCAACGAGCTGATCAACCTGCTCAAGAGCACCTCGGTGGTCTACGTGCTGGCCATCGGGGAGCTGTTCTACCAGGTGCAGGTGGTCTACGGACGCAACGGCCGGGTGGTCCCGCTGCTCATGGTCGCCACGGTCTGGTACGTGGTGCTCACCGCGCTGCTGTCGATCCTGCAGTTCTACGTCGAACGGCGCTTCGCCCGGGGAGCGGTACGCACCCTGCCCCCGACCCCGTGGCAACGCCTCCGGGCCGGCCTGGGCCGGGCGGTGGCGCGGTGA
- a CDS encoding amino acid ABC transporter ATP-binding protein has protein sequence MLEVRGVHKTYGTHEVLHGVDLTVPAGSVTVVLGPSGSGKSTLLRAINHLEKVDRGTITVDGELIGYRRVGDRLHELGERQILRQRADIGFVFQSFNLFPHLTALDNVAEAPIATGRRRRAEALAYARQLLERVGLADKADAYPRQLSGGQQQRVAIARALALDPKLVLFDEPTSALDPELVGEVLDVLRALARAGTTMIVVTHEIGFAREAADTIVFLDAGRVVEQGPPAQVLDHPTHERTRAFLSAVLI, from the coding sequence ATGCTCGAGGTGCGCGGCGTGCACAAGACGTACGGCACCCACGAGGTGCTGCACGGCGTCGACCTGACCGTGCCGGCGGGCAGCGTGACCGTCGTCCTTGGACCCTCCGGCTCGGGCAAGTCGACGCTGCTGCGGGCGATCAACCACCTGGAGAAGGTGGACCGGGGCACCATCACGGTCGACGGCGAACTCATCGGCTACCGCCGGGTCGGCGACCGGCTGCACGAGCTGGGCGAACGGCAGATCCTGCGGCAACGAGCCGACATCGGCTTCGTGTTCCAGAGCTTCAACCTCTTCCCCCACCTGACCGCGCTCGACAACGTCGCGGAGGCGCCGATCGCCACCGGGCGCCGACGGCGCGCCGAGGCACTGGCGTACGCCCGGCAGCTGCTCGAGCGGGTCGGCCTGGCCGACAAGGCGGACGCCTACCCGCGGCAGCTCTCCGGCGGCCAGCAGCAGCGGGTCGCGATCGCCCGCGCCCTGGCCCTCGATCCGAAGCTCGTCCTCTTCGACGAACCCACCTCCGCGCTCGATCCCGAGCTGGTCGGTGAGGTGCTCGACGTGCTGCGGGCGCTGGCCCGCGCTGGCACCACGATGATCGTGGTCACCCACGAGATCGGGTTCGCCCGGGAGGCCGCCGACACAATCGTGTTCCTCGACGCCGGACGCGTCGTCGAACAGGGTCCGCCGGCGCAGGTACTGGACCACCCCACCCACGAACGCACCAGGGCATTCCTGTCCGCGGTCCTGATCTGA
- a CDS encoding ABC transporter substrate-binding protein: MHTRPLLLAVVLALGLTACAAPEESPRAAAATPGASPFTVNDGPDQKRIVPAKVDAVAALLPPEIRDGGTLTIGVGAAGAGFPPLAFTATDNKTLIGSEPDIAVAVAGILGLEPKLENTSWENLFVGLDSGKYAVGASNITVTEERKQKYDFATYRLDNLAFEAKKGAAWKVTGPKDVAGKRIAVGSGTNQEKILVEWSAEAKRQGLAPVDIKYYQTNQATYLALGSGQIDAYLGPNPSVAYHVAVAGQTGIIGTYSGAGGALQGKIALTTKKDSGLVRALAAAIDELIRSGDYGRILARWNLGNEATGKSEINPPGLPIEGK; the protein is encoded by the coding sequence ATGCACACCCGCCCCCTCCTGCTCGCCGTCGTGCTGGCCCTGGGCCTGACCGCCTGCGCCGCCCCCGAGGAGAGCCCCCGCGCCGCGGCCGCCACCCCCGGTGCCAGCCCGTTCACCGTCAACGACGGCCCCGACCAGAAACGGATCGTCCCGGCGAAGGTCGACGCCGTCGCCGCGCTCCTGCCGCCGGAGATCCGCGACGGTGGCACCCTCACCATCGGCGTGGGCGCGGCCGGCGCCGGCTTTCCGCCGCTGGCCTTCACCGCCACCGACAACAAGACTTTGATCGGCAGCGAGCCCGACATCGCGGTGGCCGTGGCCGGGATCCTCGGCCTGGAACCGAAGCTGGAGAACACCTCCTGGGAGAACCTCTTCGTCGGTCTGGACAGCGGCAAGTACGCCGTCGGCGCCTCCAACATCACCGTGACCGAGGAACGCAAGCAGAAGTACGACTTCGCCACGTACCGGCTGGACAACCTGGCCTTCGAGGCGAAGAAGGGGGCGGCCTGGAAGGTGACCGGCCCGAAGGACGTCGCGGGCAAGCGGATCGCGGTAGGTTCCGGCACCAACCAGGAGAAGATCCTGGTCGAGTGGAGCGCGGAGGCGAAGCGGCAGGGCCTGGCGCCGGTGGACATCAAGTACTACCAGACGAACCAGGCCACCTACCTGGCGTTGGGCTCCGGTCAGATCGACGCGTACCTCGGGCCCAATCCCAGTGTCGCCTACCACGTCGCCGTCGCCGGGCAGACCGGGATCATCGGTACCTACTCCGGCGCCGGGGGCGCCCTGCAGGGCAAGATCGCACTGACCACCAAGAAGGACAGCGGCCTGGTCCGGGCCCTCGCGGCGGCCATCGACGAGCTGATCCGCTCCGGTGACTACGGCAGGATCCTCGCCCGCTGGAACCTCGGCAACGAGGCGACCGGGAAGTCGGAGATCAACCCGCCGGGTCTGCCGATCGAGGGCAAGTGA
- a CDS encoding GNAT family N-acetyltransferase: MTDTATDAVLDNPVWAALTGPHRGFAETHGLAARYQPDVAPFTCVRGGDDPGVWHDLAALVGPGVTVAVTGTAAPLPTGWTVEGEVAGVQLVDVGVGAASDPEAVRLTGADVPEMLSLVARTRPGPFLPRTVELGTYLGIRRRGELVAMAGERLHPPGWTEISAVCTAPEARGQGLATRLVRAVAAGIRARGERPFLHAAASNVTAIRLYESIGFTLRRHTLFRAVRTPAFAKPEQSA; the protein is encoded by the coding sequence GTGACCGACACCGCCACCGACGCGGTCCTGGACAACCCGGTGTGGGCCGCGCTGACCGGCCCGCACCGGGGGTTCGCCGAGACGCACGGACTGGCCGCCCGCTACCAGCCGGACGTCGCCCCGTTCACCTGCGTACGCGGCGGTGACGACCCGGGCGTCTGGCACGACCTGGCCGCGCTGGTGGGACCCGGCGTCACGGTCGCCGTGACCGGGACGGCCGCGCCGCTGCCGACCGGCTGGACCGTCGAGGGGGAGGTGGCCGGGGTGCAGCTCGTCGACGTCGGCGTCGGCGCGGCCAGCGACCCGGAGGCGGTGCGCCTGACCGGCGCCGACGTGCCCGAGATGCTCTCCCTGGTCGCCCGTACCCGGCCCGGACCGTTCCTGCCCCGGACCGTGGAACTCGGCACCTACCTGGGCATCCGGCGCCGGGGCGAGCTGGTGGCCATGGCCGGCGAGCGGCTGCACCCGCCGGGGTGGACCGAGATCAGCGCGGTGTGCACCGCCCCCGAGGCGCGCGGCCAGGGCCTGGCGACCCGGCTGGTACGCGCCGTGGCAGCCGGCATCCGCGCCCGTGGTGAGCGGCCGTTCCTGCACGCCGCGGCCAGCAACGTCACGGCGATCCGGCTGTACGAGTCGATCGGCTTCACCCTGCGCCGGCACACCCTGTTCCGGGCGGTCCGGACACCCGCGTTCGCGAAGCCCGAGCAGTCTGCGTGA
- a CDS encoding carbohydrate ABC transporter permease: MLARLGRRAVLAVYALLVTVPLLVVLGGSLKTTAELFDSPFGPPTNPRLQNYVEVLTTQNLLRVLGNSAFVVAVSVPTTLVLASLVAYAIARLPGWPGRVLFAVFAAGLAVPAQAVMIPQYVQFDRLGLRDSLAGLMLVNVVVTLPVAVFILAGFLRTLPTELYEAAELDGAGPWTAFRRVAVPLPAPSLAATAIYLFVMHWNDLLYPLLFIDDPAKRTLPLALLDFTGEYLTDYPLLFTGVVVASTPMVVAYALLQRHFIAGITAGAVKG, from the coding sequence GTGCTCGCCAGACTGGGCCGCCGCGCCGTGCTCGCGGTCTACGCGCTACTGGTGACGGTGCCGCTGCTCGTCGTCCTCGGCGGCAGCCTCAAGACCACCGCCGAACTGTTCGACTCGCCGTTCGGACCGCCCACGAACCCCCGACTCCAGAACTACGTCGAGGTGCTCACCACGCAGAACCTGTTGCGGGTGCTCGGCAACAGCGCGTTCGTCGTGGCGGTCTCCGTGCCCACCACGCTGGTGCTCGCCAGCCTGGTCGCCTACGCGATCGCCCGCCTGCCGGGCTGGCCCGGCCGGGTGCTGTTCGCGGTGTTCGCGGCCGGGCTGGCGGTGCCCGCGCAGGCGGTGATGATCCCGCAGTACGTGCAGTTCGACCGGCTCGGCCTCCGCGACAGCCTGGCCGGGCTGATGCTCGTCAACGTGGTGGTCACCCTGCCCGTGGCGGTGTTCATCCTCGCCGGCTTCCTGCGCACCCTCCCCACCGAGCTGTACGAGGCCGCCGAACTCGACGGCGCCGGCCCCTGGACCGCATTCCGCCGGGTCGCGGTGCCACTGCCCGCCCCGTCGCTCGCCGCCACCGCGATCTACCTGTTCGTCATGCACTGGAACGACCTGCTCTACCCCCTGCTGTTCATCGACGACCCGGCCAAACGCACCCTGCCGCTGGCACTGCTGGACTTCACCGGCGAATACCTCACCGACTACCCGCTGCTCTTCACCGGCGTGGTCGTCGCCTCCACCCCCATGGTCGTCGCGTACGCCCTCCTACAGCGCCACTTCATCGCCGGCATCACCGCGGGAGCCGTCAAGGGATGA
- a CDS encoding winged helix-turn-helix transcriptional regulator: MTEQPDAMARVHAVAREVFTTLGGKWVLPVLDALGERTLRFTAVQTAVPGVSHKVLAQTLRALEREGLLTRHVHPTVPPQVDYALTDAGRAARHTVYQLCDWSRQHLTEVLASRDRFAHAPR; the protein is encoded by the coding sequence GTGACCGAGCAGCCCGACGCGATGGCCCGCGTACACGCGGTGGCCCGTGAGGTGTTCACCACGCTCGGCGGCAAGTGGGTACTGCCGGTGCTCGACGCGCTGGGCGAGCGCACCCTGCGCTTCACGGCCGTCCAGACCGCCGTGCCGGGCGTCAGCCACAAAGTACTGGCGCAGACGCTGCGCGCCCTGGAACGGGAAGGACTGCTCACCCGGCACGTGCATCCGACCGTGCCGCCGCAGGTCGACTACGCGCTCACCGACGCCGGCCGGGCCGCCCGCCACACGGTCTACCAACTGTGCGACTGGAGCCGACAGCACCTGACCGAGGTACTGGCCAGCCGTGACCGCTTCGCGCACGCCCCCAGGTGA
- a CDS encoding VOC family protein encodes MTILKTYARLWADDLDATLPLLRRLTGTEPDLLFAFASLELAAIGDFLVIAGPLAAREPFTHASTTVVVDDLDETRRLVLADGGTITTPEATSETGRFLYARHAGGAEVEYVEWRPEVRIRVLGRRAREV; translated from the coding sequence GTGACCATTCTCAAGACCTACGCTCGGCTCTGGGCCGACGACCTCGACGCCACCCTTCCGCTCCTGCGCCGGCTGACCGGCACCGAACCGGACCTGCTTTTCGCGTTCGCGTCGCTCGAGCTGGCCGCGATCGGCGACTTCTTGGTGATCGCCGGGCCGCTGGCCGCCCGGGAACCGTTCACCCACGCCTCGACGACCGTGGTGGTCGACGATCTGGACGAGACCCGCCGGCTGGTGCTGGCCGACGGCGGCACGATCACCACGCCGGAGGCGACCAGCGAGACCGGCCGGTTCCTCTACGCCAGGCACGCCGGCGGCGCCGAGGTGGAGTACGTCGAGTGGCGCCCGGAGGTACGCATCCGGGTGCTCGGCCGTCGAGCGCGAGAGGTGTAA
- a CDS encoding zinc ribbon domain-containing protein, which yields MAVSYLRNTPITGKSYTTPVDATRRHNLRQWQIGRPLQILPDKDHPGVITVNLVNERGTSSSCPAYLRRVPKSRGRTLSCPYCQHVGHRDLVTALTIATCTPGGGPTTPVAVVLPEAVTHRRAGRHLPGAGQSRRDPAAHHRRREDQLARGGPLHHQVGVARLHGEDPQQPTGNPVNVKSTPH from the coding sequence ATGGCCGTCTCTTATCTACGTAACACGCCCATCACGGGCAAGTCGTACACCACACCCGTGGACGCAACTCGGCGGCACAACCTGAGGCAGTGGCAGATCGGCCGTCCGCTACAAATCCTGCCAGACAAGGATCACCCTGGGGTTATCACCGTCAACCTGGTCAACGAACGCGGCACCTCGTCCAGCTGTCCCGCCTATTTGCGGCGGGTACCGAAATCCCGCGGCCGGACCCTGTCCTGCCCGTACTGCCAGCATGTCGGGCACCGCGACCTGGTCACGGCCCTCACCATCGCCACCTGCACCCCGGGCGGTGGACCCACCACCCCGGTAGCCGTTGTGCTGCCGGAGGCGGTCACGCACCGCCGAGCCGGCCGGCACCTGCCCGGTGCCGGCCAGTCCCGGCGTGACCCCGCCGCCCATCACAGGCGGCGAGAGGATCAGTTGGCCCGCGGAGGCCCGCTGCACCACCAAGTGGGAGTCGCTCGCCTACACGGCGAGGATCCACAACAGCCCACCGGAAACCCGGTAAACGTGAAGTCGACACCGCACTAG
- a CDS encoding flavodoxin family protein: protein MTSIRALVLCCTLKPSPAPSSAEQLGREVLAALGEHNVSGELIRVVDQHIRFGVSTDEGQGDEWPSIRAKLLNSQIVIIATPIWLGQPSSVCKMVLERLDAELSETDEEGRLLTFGKVAAVAVVGNEDGAHHVTAEVLQALNDVGFTASASASTYWVGEAMGKTDYSDAGPKPDTTGAATKTLAANAAHIASLLVERPYPAS, encoded by the coding sequence GTGACCTCCATACGCGCGCTCGTCTTGTGCTGCACTCTCAAACCGTCTCCCGCCCCGTCCAGCGCCGAACAGTTGGGCCGTGAGGTGCTGGCCGCGCTCGGCGAGCACAACGTCAGCGGTGAGCTCATCCGCGTCGTCGATCAGCACATCCGCTTCGGGGTGTCGACCGACGAAGGCCAAGGGGACGAGTGGCCGAGCATCCGCGCGAAGCTGCTGAACTCTCAGATCGTGATCATCGCGACGCCGATCTGGCTCGGACAGCCGTCGAGCGTCTGCAAGATGGTGCTTGAGCGTCTCGACGCCGAGCTATCCGAGACTGACGAGGAGGGCAGGCTGCTCACGTTCGGCAAGGTCGCCGCGGTCGCGGTCGTGGGCAACGAGGACGGCGCTCACCACGTCACCGCCGAGGTGCTTCAAGCGCTCAACGACGTCGGCTTCACCGCCTCCGCGTCCGCCTCGACGTACTGGGTCGGCGAAGCGATGGGTAAGACCGACTACAGCGACGCCGGACCGAAGCCGGACACCACCGGCGCAGCCACCAAGACCCTCGCCGCCAATGCTGCTCATATCGCATCCCTTCTGGTCGAGCGTCCGTACCCTGCCAGCTAG